From the genome of Tripterygium wilfordii isolate XIE 37 chromosome 6, ASM1340144v1, whole genome shotgun sequence:
GAGTAAAGCAAGATTATGATTACGGCTTATACCTCTGGAGTAATGGTGGAGTGCAGAGAGTATCATGTAATTCATGTTCATCCAAATTGGGCCTCTCCAGTACGGTGGGTCGTGTTCTGTATTGCGTTTCATGTATAAAGTACTGCAGTGAACAAAGATGGTCTTGCTTAATTAAAGTTTATTCAATATGATTAACATGATCTCCAAGTATCTTAGCAAACTTTGAAAAATAAGAGATGGGTATAAACAGATTCAGAATCACCTTGTTTTGGCTAGAGAACGTAGGCCATAATCAGTCCACAGGATGCTTCTATTGGACATGAGGTCAAGCTGCTTTTCCAGAATCCATGATTCCTAAATGTATCAGTGAGAGAGATCCATGATAaggcaagaaagaaagaaacatacCAAACCATGCATGTATATGTTGGCACAATTAGAAGCGCCACGCAACTTACAGAAGGGATGATCCTCCCAATAAATGGGAAAAGGCTGACATAACCGACATGTGGAACCAACCTCAATTCTGGCATTTTTAAGACTTCCCGAATTAGCTCTCGAGGACATCAGTGCATACTTATCTGGCACCAATAAAAACTAAACCTTAATCCAAATATCCATTTATCTGGCTCCAACACAAAATAACCTTAAACCCCAGCTCCACTCTAACAACTTCCGTCATCTAAAGTATAAGAGTTCATGGTTCCCAAAATATTATGTTCAGGTCTCAAAGCGTAACTAAGCCATTCAACCAAGA
Proteins encoded in this window:
- the LOC120000593 gene encoding uncharacterized protein LOC120000593, whose product is MLTNQLKEKQREFDRKFEECFNLADKLLNRYNACALLSSCSVGYLVNLWFLVEWLSYALRPEHNILGTMNSYTLDDGKLIREVLKMPELRLVPHVGYVSLFPFIGRIIPSESWILEKQLDLMSNRSILWTDYGLRSLAKTSTLYMKRNTEHDPPYWRGPIWMNMNYMILSALHHYSRGISRNHNLALLISVAEGSRKGRTSILCILRSSDQYQ